In Arsenicicoccus sp. oral taxon 190, the following are encoded in one genomic region:
- a CDS encoding DNA recombination protein RmuC, with amino-acid sequence MDTTLIIGLLVGLALGALLAWLATRPASAARQAELAGAVAERELLRERCLDLEALVSEDTQTSAALGPMREALARMERTVGTLERDRQVQYGALGARLEEVTATTSALRDQTATLVGSLQSSSVRGAWGEAQLRRLLEHAGLLARCDFDEQVAAVTEHDAAVRPDAVVRLPGGKVLVVDAKVPLTRFLAAQGDSLDETQRATHLRGHAAALRGHVDTLAAKAYWTAFPTTPEMVVCFVPSDAVLAAALAHDPTLYDDALARRVVLSSPATLLALLRTVAFTWQQDALATNAAHLLTLGKELYARIGTLAGHTTRLGAQLSRSVEAYNAMVGTLESRVLVTARRMHELELVSAAPPTVDVVETAARPLTSAELLDALDEEVRRPELDLTTPRREAVGRRDHSA; translated from the coding sequence ATGGACACCACGCTGATCATCGGCCTGCTGGTCGGCCTCGCCCTGGGCGCGCTGCTGGCCTGGCTGGCGACCCGCCCCGCGAGCGCGGCGCGGCAGGCGGAGCTGGCGGGAGCGGTCGCCGAGCGGGAGCTGCTGCGCGAGCGCTGCCTCGACCTGGAGGCCCTCGTCTCGGAGGACACCCAGACCTCGGCGGCGCTCGGCCCCATGCGCGAGGCGCTCGCCCGGATGGAGCGCACCGTGGGCACCCTCGAGCGGGACCGTCAGGTGCAGTATGGCGCTCTCGGTGCCCGCCTCGAGGAGGTCACCGCCACGACGTCTGCCCTGCGCGACCAGACCGCCACGCTCGTGGGGTCGCTGCAGTCCAGCAGCGTCCGCGGCGCCTGGGGGGAGGCGCAGCTGCGGCGGCTGCTGGAGCACGCGGGGCTGCTCGCGCGGTGCGACTTCGACGAGCAGGTGGCCGCGGTGACCGAGCACGACGCCGCGGTGCGGCCGGACGCCGTGGTGCGGCTGCCGGGCGGCAAGGTGCTGGTGGTCGACGCCAAGGTGCCGCTGACGAGATTCCTGGCGGCGCAGGGGGACTCGCTCGACGAGACGCAGCGGGCGACGCACCTGCGCGGCCACGCGGCGGCGCTGCGGGGCCACGTCGACACGCTGGCGGCCAAGGCCTACTGGACCGCGTTCCCGACCACCCCGGAGATGGTGGTGTGCTTCGTGCCGTCCGACGCGGTGCTGGCCGCGGCGCTGGCGCACGACCCCACGCTCTACGACGACGCGCTGGCCCGGCGGGTGGTGCTGTCCTCCCCCGCCACGCTGCTGGCGCTGCTGCGGACCGTCGCCTTCACGTGGCAGCAGGACGCGCTGGCCACCAACGCCGCTCACCTGCTGACGCTCGGCAAGGAGCTCTACGCCCGCATCGGGACCCTCGCCGGGCACACCACCCGGCTCGGGGCCCAGCTGTCCCGGTCGGTCGAGGCCTACAACGCCATGGTCGGCACCCTCGAGTCACGGGTCCTCGTGACGGCACGACGCATGCACGAGCTCGAGCTGGTGTCGGCGGCGCCGCCCACCGTCGACGTCGTGGAGACGGCGGCCCGCCCCCTGACGTCGGCGGAGCTGCTCGACGCGCTCGACGAGGAGGTGCGGCGGCCCGAGCTGGACCTCACGACGCCCCGCCGGGAAGCAGTGGGCCGGCGAGACCACTCCGCCTGA
- a CDS encoding metallophosphoesterase, translating to MRLTSVLATVAAASITLAAAPAHATQSPAAAPAAAVTPAVTTEPDGRFRDPATYDLAIAHITDTQYLSQCANGAGILPSLMKRCQAIYDGMNQWIVDNAATRKIAYTAHTGDLVDSYWFKTPNLAKGEFSWAAKAQAVLDDAGMPNGVLPGNHDNARGADSSVYNQFFGPARYQVASARATQPYYQGPWKAGDNSNHVDTFRAGGVDFAVVHLGYQPSDAALAWADAEIKKRPRANVIVATHAYLKPGPAPDGVGAPLSGDGARVRGRVVDPNPNVFLVLSGHEHGVGRNVRQDAGSPGHQVIELMADYQDYDAGWDGRGHAGFVRLLQMDVQRGALTVDTFSPSLQSFRSRDYDTKIGRQYSGAEDEFTLPVTFLRPA from the coding sequence ATGCGCCTGACCTCCGTCCTCGCCACCGTCGCCGCCGCCTCGATCACGCTGGCCGCCGCCCCTGCCCACGCCACGCAGAGCCCCGCCGCCGCACCCGCCGCCGCGGTGACCCCCGCCGTCACGACCGAGCCCGACGGCCGCTTCCGCGACCCCGCCACCTATGACCTGGCGATCGCGCACATCACCGACACGCAGTACCTCAGCCAGTGCGCCAACGGCGCCGGCATCCTCCCCTCGCTGATGAAGCGCTGCCAGGCCATCTACGACGGCATGAACCAGTGGATCGTCGACAACGCCGCCACCCGCAAGATCGCCTACACCGCGCACACCGGCGACCTCGTCGACTCCTACTGGTTCAAGACCCCCAACCTCGCCAAGGGCGAGTTCTCCTGGGCCGCCAAGGCGCAGGCCGTGCTGGACGACGCGGGCATGCCCAATGGCGTGCTCCCCGGCAACCACGACAACGCCCGCGGCGCCGACTCCTCGGTCTACAACCAGTTCTTCGGCCCGGCCCGCTACCAGGTCGCCAGCGCCCGCGCCACCCAGCCCTACTACCAGGGCCCCTGGAAGGCCGGCGACAACAGCAACCACGTCGACACCTTCCGGGCGGGCGGCGTGGACTTCGCCGTCGTCCACCTCGGCTACCAGCCCAGCGACGCCGCCCTGGCCTGGGCTGACGCCGAGATCAAGAAGCGCCCGCGCGCCAATGTCATCGTCGCCACCCACGCCTACCTGAAGCCCGGCCCCGCCCCGGACGGCGTCGGCGCCCCCCTGAGCGGCGACGGCGCCCGCGTCCGCGGCCGCGTCGTCGACCCCAACCCCAACGTGTTCCTCGTGCTCTCCGGGCACGAGCACGGGGTCGGGCGCAACGTCCGCCAGGACGCCGGCAGCCCCGGCCACCAGGTCATCGAGCTGATGGCCGACTACCAGGACTACGACGCGGGCTGGGACGGCCGCGGCCACGCGGGCTTCGTGCGGCTGCTGCAGATGGACGTGCAGCGCGGCGCGCTGACCGTCGACACCTTCTCCCCGTCGCTGCAGTCCTTCCGCAGCCGCGACTACGACACCAAGATCGGTCGGCAATACAGCGGCGCCGAGGACGAGTTCACCCTCCCGGTCACCTTCCTGCGCCCGGCCTGA
- a CDS encoding triacylglycerol lipase: MTMRRVVAALASAAALTLAAPASAFAADPAPAPAPAPASQPVEPPVMSPHSPEGVPAGPVGPAFLTWPAASTHSKLHPGSRPIGANDWTCKPAAGTRPVVLIPGTGEDAFATWSAYARRLKAAGLCVYTFNVNPVTNPIDEAKPFSGHIRSSAQFLGTFVDRVLASTGAEKVDLVGHSQGGGPLPRAYLKYEGGAVKVNQLIGLVPSNYGTTVYGLDRLLAKEGTPASWALGTNARLHNNYALPEQLMGSPFLTELNAGGLTQPGVKYTVITTRYDDVVTPWTNALIHEPGVTNIVMQDLCRLDHTDHFGFTYDPVALQVVLNTLQPARAKAPLCVYVPGYVQ; this comes from the coding sequence ATGACCATGCGCCGCGTCGTCGCCGCGCTCGCCTCCGCGGCCGCTCTCACCCTCGCCGCCCCTGCCTCGGCCTTCGCCGCCGACCCCGCTCCGGCCCCCGCCCCCGCACCCGCCTCCCAGCCCGTCGAGCCGCCGGTGATGTCGCCGCACAGCCCCGAGGGCGTGCCCGCCGGCCCGGTCGGCCCGGCCTTCCTGACCTGGCCCGCCGCGTCGACCCACTCCAAGCTGCACCCCGGCTCCCGCCCGATCGGCGCCAACGACTGGACCTGCAAGCCCGCCGCGGGCACCCGGCCGGTCGTGCTGATCCCGGGCACGGGCGAGGACGCCTTCGCCACCTGGTCGGCCTACGCCCGTCGGCTCAAGGCGGCCGGGCTGTGCGTCTACACCTTCAACGTCAACCCGGTCACGAACCCCATCGACGAGGCCAAGCCCTTCTCCGGGCACATCCGCAGCTCGGCGCAGTTCCTCGGCACCTTCGTCGACCGCGTGCTCGCCAGCACCGGCGCGGAGAAGGTCGACCTCGTCGGCCACTCCCAGGGCGGCGGCCCCCTCCCCCGCGCCTACCTGAAGTACGAGGGCGGCGCCGTCAAGGTCAACCAGCTGATCGGCCTGGTGCCCTCCAACTACGGCACGACCGTCTACGGCCTGGACCGGCTGCTGGCCAAGGAGGGCACGCCCGCCAGCTGGGCGCTCGGCACCAACGCCCGGCTGCACAACAACTACGCCCTGCCCGAGCAGCTCATGGGCTCGCCCTTCCTCACCGAGCTCAACGCGGGCGGGCTGACCCAGCCGGGCGTGAAGTACACCGTGATCACCACCCGCTACGACGACGTCGTCACGCCCTGGACCAACGCCCTCATCCACGAGCCCGGCGTGACCAACATCGTCATGCAGGACCTGTGCCGGCTCGACCACACCGACCACTTCGGCTTCACCTACGACCCGGTGGCGCTGCAGGTGGTGCTCAACACCCTCCAGCCGGCGAGGGCCAAGGCGCCCCTGTGCGTCTACGTGCCGGGCTACGTCCAGTAG
- the ychF gene encoding redox-regulated ATPase YchF — protein sequence MALTIGIVGLPNVGKSTMFNALTKNNVLAANYPFATIEPNVGVVPLPDPRLKVLAGIFGSERILPATVSFVDIAGIVRGASEGEGLGNKFLANIRESDAICQVIRAFNDDDVVHVDGKVSPSSDIETINTELILADLQTLERAIPRLEKEVKGKKTDKAVLDNALAAQQVLEAGDTLYARGEAAGVDLAAIKELFLLTTKPFLYVFNVDEDQLTDTALQASLQELVAPADAIFLNAKLEMDLAELDEEEAAELLESVGVTEPGLDQLAHKGFHTLGLQTYLTAGPKESRAWTIRKGWTAPQAAGVIHTDFERGFIKAEVVSYDDLVATGSMQKAKEAGKVRIEGKDYVMHDGDVVEFRFAV from the coding sequence GTGGCTCTGACTATCGGGATCGTGGGACTGCCCAACGTGGGCAAGTCGACCATGTTCAACGCCCTGACCAAGAACAACGTGCTCGCCGCGAACTACCCCTTCGCGACCATCGAGCCCAACGTGGGCGTGGTCCCGCTGCCCGACCCCCGGCTGAAGGTGCTGGCCGGGATCTTTGGGTCCGAGCGCATCCTGCCGGCCACGGTGTCCTTCGTGGACATCGCGGGGATCGTGCGCGGCGCCTCCGAGGGGGAGGGGCTGGGCAACAAGTTCCTCGCCAACATCCGTGAGTCCGACGCGATCTGCCAGGTCATCCGCGCCTTCAACGACGACGACGTGGTGCACGTCGACGGCAAGGTCTCCCCGAGCAGCGACATCGAGACCATCAACACCGAGCTGATCCTGGCCGACCTGCAGACCCTGGAGCGGGCGATCCCGCGCCTGGAGAAGGAGGTCAAGGGGAAGAAGACGGACAAGGCGGTCCTGGACAATGCGCTCGCGGCGCAGCAGGTCCTCGAGGCCGGCGACACCCTGTATGCCCGTGGCGAGGCAGCCGGCGTCGACCTTGCCGCGATCAAGGAGCTCTTCTTGCTCACGACCAAGCCGTTCCTCTACGTCTTCAACGTCGACGAGGACCAGCTCACCGACACCGCGCTGCAGGCGTCGCTGCAGGAGCTGGTGGCGCCGGCCGACGCGATCTTCCTCAACGCCAAGCTCGAGATGGACCTCGCCGAGCTCGACGAGGAGGAGGCGGCCGAGCTCCTCGAGTCCGTGGGCGTGACCGAGCCTGGCCTGGACCAGCTGGCGCACAAGGGTTTTCACACCCTCGGGCTGCAGACCTACCTGACGGCCGGCCCCAAGGAGTCCCGCGCGTGGACGATCCGCAAGGGCTGGACCGCCCCGCAGGCGGCCGGCGTGATCCACACCGACTTCGAGCGCGGCTTCATCAAGGCCGAGGTCGTGTCGTATGACGACCTGGTCGCGACGGGGTCGATGCAGAAGGCCAAGGAGGCCGGCAAGGTGCGCATCGAGGGCAAGGACTACGTCATGCACGACGGCGACGTGGTGGAGTTTAGGTTTGCGGTCTAA
- the cmtR gene encoding Cd(II)/Pb(II)-sensing metalloregulatory transcriptional regulator CmtR — translation MLTIASRVDVMNRLGRAMADPTRSRILLFLLDGPGYPARLARDLELTRTNVSNHLSCLRGCGIVVAEPEGRQTRYEIADPHIAAALTALVDVTLAVDESVPCMDPQCTVPGCCDPEVAER, via the coding sequence GTGCTGACCATTGCCTCGCGCGTCGACGTCATGAACCGGCTCGGCCGTGCCATGGCGGATCCGACCCGTTCACGGATCCTGCTCTTTCTTCTTGACGGGCCGGGCTACCCGGCGAGGCTCGCCCGGGACCTTGAGCTGACGCGCACCAACGTGTCCAATCACCTGTCCTGTCTGCGCGGCTGCGGGATTGTCGTCGCTGAGCCGGAGGGCCGGCAGACGCGCTACGAGATTGCCGACCCCCACATTGCCGCGGCGCTCACGGCCCTGGTCGACGTCACTCTCGCCGTCGACGAGAGCGTTCCGTGCATGGACCCGCAGTGCACAGTGCCGGGCTGCTGCGACCCCGAAGTGGCCGAGCGGTGA
- a CDS encoding heavy metal translocating P-type ATPase has translation MPSWWRDSSLALPALSGLLLAAGLILEWTGLEVPALVAFALGLAAGGWTFVPGALRRLFTARGRARLGVGLLMTIAAVGAVLLGHVGEAAALAFLFSLAEALEDRAMDRAREGLRALLSLVPETARVSRTSGTVDLPVAELRELDLLVVGAGERVATDGIVAEGRSSVDASAVTGESIPVEVGPGDPVPAGAVNGSGSLLVEATADGRDNSLTQIVALVEQAHARKGERARLADRIARPLVPAVLVAAALVVLFGFLVGDPSTWIERALVVLVAASPCAMAIAVPVTVISAIGSASKLGVVIKSGATCEQFGTIRTVAFDKTGTLTQGRPQVTEVRTVAGTARDGVLAWAAAVEATSTHPLAAAITAAVADVPVSSDVSENAGHGVTGRVEGRLIRVGSPRWLDPAGLRTDADELAEAGMTVVVVEADGKVAGLIGVRDELRPEAAETVRLLHDQGIGAVMLTGDDVRTARALAREAGIDDVRAEQLPTDKAAAITELTTAGPTAMVGDGINDAPALATATVGIAMGATGSAAAVESADIAFTGHDLRLIPAALAHARRGRRIMTANIALALAIIVVLFPLALFGVLGLAGVVLVHEIAEVAVIVNGVRAARPTRSTPQTVVSRSSAIASPA, from the coding sequence ATGCCCTCGTGGTGGCGCGACAGCTCTCTCGCTCTGCCTGCCCTCTCCGGACTGCTCTTGGCAGCGGGTCTGATTCTCGAGTGGACTGGCCTCGAGGTACCGGCGCTGGTCGCCTTCGCCCTTGGGCTCGCGGCCGGGGGATGGACCTTCGTGCCCGGCGCGCTCAGACGGCTGTTCACCGCGAGAGGCCGCGCACGCCTAGGCGTCGGCTTGCTCATGACCATCGCCGCGGTCGGAGCGGTGCTGCTGGGCCACGTCGGTGAGGCCGCGGCGCTGGCGTTCCTGTTCTCCCTGGCCGAGGCCCTCGAGGACCGGGCGATGGACCGCGCCAGGGAAGGGCTGCGCGCGCTTCTCTCGCTGGTCCCCGAGACTGCACGGGTCTCCCGGACGTCTGGCACCGTCGACTTACCGGTGGCAGAGCTTCGCGAGCTCGACCTCCTCGTGGTCGGCGCGGGTGAGCGGGTCGCGACCGACGGGATCGTTGCTGAGGGGCGCTCGAGCGTCGACGCCTCCGCCGTCACCGGCGAGTCGATCCCTGTCGAGGTCGGACCGGGTGATCCAGTGCCCGCCGGCGCGGTCAACGGCTCGGGATCATTGCTCGTCGAGGCCACCGCTGACGGCCGGGACAACTCGCTGACCCAGATCGTCGCACTGGTCGAGCAGGCCCATGCCCGCAAGGGCGAGCGAGCCCGTCTGGCCGACCGGATCGCCCGTCCGCTCGTCCCGGCCGTGCTGGTAGCGGCCGCGCTCGTGGTCCTCTTCGGCTTCCTCGTCGGTGACCCGTCGACATGGATCGAGCGTGCCCTCGTCGTGCTCGTGGCTGCCTCCCCGTGCGCTATGGCGATCGCCGTGCCGGTCACCGTCATCAGCGCGATCGGCTCAGCCTCGAAGCTCGGCGTCGTCATCAAGTCCGGGGCCACGTGCGAGCAGTTCGGCACGATTCGCACGGTTGCCTTCGACAAGACGGGCACGCTCACGCAGGGACGTCCGCAGGTGACCGAGGTCCGCACCGTCGCTGGGACTGCCCGCGACGGGGTGCTCGCATGGGCGGCCGCGGTCGAGGCGACCAGCACGCACCCCTTGGCCGCCGCGATCACCGCCGCCGTGGCGGATGTGCCGGTGTCGAGCGACGTGAGCGAGAATGCCGGCCACGGCGTTACCGGCCGGGTCGAAGGCCGCCTGATCAGGGTCGGCAGTCCACGCTGGCTCGACCCGGCCGGTCTGCGTACGGACGCTGATGAGCTGGCCGAGGCCGGCATGACCGTCGTGGTCGTCGAGGCCGACGGCAAGGTCGCCGGCCTGATCGGAGTGAGAGACGAACTGCGCCCGGAGGCCGCCGAGACGGTGCGGCTGCTTCACGACCAGGGCATCGGCGCGGTCATGCTCACCGGCGACGACGTACGCACCGCCCGCGCCCTGGCCAGGGAAGCGGGAATCGACGACGTCCGCGCCGAGCAGCTCCCGACCGACAAGGCCGCTGCAATCACAGAGCTGACGACCGCAGGCCCGACGGCGATGGTCGGCGACGGGATCAACGACGCGCCGGCACTGGCCACGGCCACCGTCGGCATCGCGATGGGTGCGACCGGCTCGGCCGCCGCCGTCGAGTCGGCCGACATCGCCTTCACCGGCCACGACCTGCGCCTCATTCCTGCCGCCCTCGCCCATGCGCGGCGCGGGCGACGCATCATGACGGCCAACATCGCTCTCGCGCTGGCGATCATTGTCGTCCTGTTCCCGCTCGCCCTCTTCGGCGTGCTCGGGCTGGCCGGGGTCGTCCTCGTCCACGAGATCGCCGAGGTCGCCGTCATCGTCAACGGCGTGCGCGCCGCGCGTCCGACGAGGTCAACGCCGCAAACGGTCGTGTCGAGATCATCGGCCATCGCCAGCCCGGCCTGA
- a CDS encoding DUF2254 family protein, whose protein sequence is MRIELVPSLATPAPSGGILFRTSAPVGRAQCRALESALAFGDALSPVSGHFGAIRAMVDIALKALSPAVNDPSRAVQALDEIEDILAELAPGIAKREALLAAHPDASVLRDGTRSWADYVAAATDEIRQFGTGSVQIQRRLRALFDTLAEQAPEPEAPPA, encoded by the coding sequence ATGCGCATCGAGCTCGTGCCCAGCCTGGCCACTCCCGCGCCGAGCGGCGGGATCCTCTTCCGGACCTCGGCGCCGGTGGGCCGGGCCCAGTGCCGCGCGCTCGAATCGGCGCTGGCGTTCGGCGACGCGCTCTCGCCCGTCAGCGGGCACTTCGGCGCGATCCGCGCCATGGTCGACATCGCGCTCAAGGCGCTCTCGCCCGCGGTCAACGATCCCAGCCGCGCCGTCCAGGCGCTCGACGAGATCGAGGACATCCTCGCCGAACTCGCCCCGGGTATCGCGAAGCGCGAGGCGCTCCTGGCCGCCCACCCCGACGCGTCGGTGTTGCGCGACGGGACGCGCAGCTGGGCCGACTACGTGGCCGCGGCCACCGACGAGATCCGCCAGTTCGGGACCGGGAGCGTCCAGATCCAGCGGCGGCTGCGGGCGCTCTTCGACACGCTCGCCGAGCAGGCCCCCGAGCCCGAGGCTCCGCCGGCCTGA
- a CDS encoding oleate hydratase yields the protein MQHTAGNYEAFARPRPARHAQETKAYIVGSGLAGLAAAVFLIRDAGVPGANVTILEKGDIAGGALDGLDVPEKGFVIRGGRELENHMECLWDMMRSIPSLELEDASVLDEFYWLNKDDPNYSLRRATVRQGEDAGHEGRFDLPKRAQKDLLRIFLAERSEMEGKRIDEVMGREFLDSPFWMYWRTMFAFEEWHSALEFKLYLHRFIHHIGGLPDFTALKFTKYNQYESFVLPLMHYLTEHGVVFRSGTEVLDVDFAHRNGEIRATAIRCRRDGAEETTELGEHDLALMTIGSLVDNSDDGDHHTPAALNEGPAPAWDLWKRIAKKDPAFGRPEVFCSSIEETKWESATVTTLDERIPAYIERIAQRDPFSGRVVTGGIVTAEDSSWLLSWTVNRQPHFKKQPKDQIVVWVYGLFVDVDGDYVKKPLAQCTGEEITQEWLYHLGVPVEEIPELAATGARCVPVMMPYVTSFFMPRRAGDRPQVVPEGAANFAFLGQFAETGRDTIFTTEYSVRTGMEAVYELLDVERGVPETWGSTYDVRDLLEASARMRDGKKVEMPGPAALRGYLRGRLEHGEIGQLLEEHGLI from the coding sequence ATGCAGCACACGGCAGGTAACTACGAGGCGTTCGCGCGCCCCCGCCCCGCACGGCACGCCCAGGAGACGAAGGCCTACATCGTCGGCAGCGGGCTGGCCGGGCTCGCGGCGGCCGTCTTCCTGATCCGCGACGCCGGGGTCCCCGGTGCCAACGTCACGATCCTCGAGAAGGGCGACATCGCCGGCGGTGCCCTCGACGGCCTCGACGTCCCGGAGAAGGGCTTCGTCATCCGCGGCGGCCGGGAGCTGGAGAACCACATGGAGTGCCTGTGGGACATGATGCGCTCCATCCCCTCCCTGGAGCTCGAGGACGCCTCCGTGCTCGACGAGTTCTACTGGCTCAACAAGGACGACCCCAACTACTCGCTGCGTCGCGCCACCGTGCGCCAGGGCGAGGACGCCGGCCACGAGGGCCGCTTCGACCTGCCGAAGCGGGCGCAGAAGGATCTGCTCAGGATCTTCCTCGCCGAGCGCTCCGAGATGGAGGGCAAGCGCATCGACGAGGTGATGGGTCGCGAGTTCCTCGACTCGCCGTTCTGGATGTACTGGCGGACGATGTTCGCCTTCGAGGAGTGGCACTCCGCGCTCGAGTTCAAGCTCTACCTCCACCGCTTCATCCACCACATCGGCGGGCTGCCCGACTTCACGGCGCTGAAGTTCACGAAGTACAACCAGTACGAGTCCTTCGTCCTGCCGCTCATGCACTACCTCACCGAGCACGGCGTCGTCTTCCGCTCCGGCACCGAGGTCCTCGATGTGGACTTCGCCCACCGCAACGGCGAGATCCGCGCCACCGCGATCCGCTGCCGCCGCGACGGCGCCGAGGAGACCACCGAGCTCGGCGAGCACGACCTCGCGCTCATGACGATCGGCTCGCTCGTGGACAACTCCGATGACGGCGACCACCACACGCCCGCAGCCCTCAACGAGGGCCCGGCCCCGGCCTGGGACCTGTGGAAGCGCATCGCGAAGAAGGACCCGGCGTTCGGGCGCCCGGAGGTCTTCTGCTCCTCGATCGAGGAGACGAAGTGGGAATCGGCCACCGTCACGACGCTCGATGAGCGCATCCCCGCCTACATCGAGCGCATCGCCCAGCGCGATCCGTTCAGCGGCCGCGTGGTCACCGGCGGCATCGTCACCGCCGAGGACTCCTCCTGGCTGCTGAGCTGGACGGTCAATCGCCAGCCGCACTTCAAGAAGCAGCCGAAGGATCAGATCGTCGTCTGGGTCTACGGTCTGTTCGTCGACGTCGACGGCGACTACGTGAAGAAGCCCCTGGCGCAGTGCACCGGCGAGGAGATCACCCAGGAGTGGCTCTACCACCTGGGCGTGCCCGTCGAGGAGATCCCCGAGCTCGCGGCGACCGGCGCCCGGTGCGTGCCGGTCATGATGCCCTACGTGACGAGCTTCTTCATGCCCCGCCGCGCGGGTGACCGGCCGCAGGTCGTGCCGGAGGGGGCGGCGAACTTCGCGTTCCTCGGGCAGTTCGCGGAGACCGGCCGCGACACGATCTTCACGACCGAGTACTCGGTGCGCACCGGCATGGAGGCCGTTTACGAACTCCTCGACGTGGAGCGCGGCGTGCCGGAGACCTGGGGTTCCACGTACGATGTGCGCGACCTGCTCGAGGCCTCGGCGCGCATGCGCGACGGCAAGAAGGTGGAGATGCCCGGCCCGGCCGCGCTGCGCGGCTACCTGCGCGGCAGGCTCGAGCACGGGGAGATCGGCCAGCTCCTCGAGGAGCACGGCCTCATCTGA
- a CDS encoding TetR/AcrR family transcriptional regulator encodes MGTQDDTRRGSSARPGRREQAKADKRARILAAARALFEERGFQRTSMSEVARAADVAEGTVFQYAATKTDLLMMVVDALWGAHEQAMTTPARATSAAPDGAAAAPPAGETADQIAALVSPFVAAMRRWPEPTTWVAREILFGADMPHRQRVLGRVEGLEEQIAARLRDDRVGAPGAAAATGARLIVTGVLAELNRSRQGRIDGEDVDVVLRRLIDLVAAGAGASR; translated from the coding sequence ATGGGAACTCAGGACGACACGAGGCGGGGGTCGTCGGCGCGGCCGGGCAGGCGCGAGCAGGCGAAGGCGGACAAGCGCGCCCGCATCCTCGCCGCCGCGCGCGCCCTCTTCGAGGAGCGAGGATTCCAGCGGACCTCGATGAGCGAGGTCGCGCGCGCGGCCGACGTGGCTGAGGGGACCGTCTTCCAATACGCGGCGACGAAGACCGACCTGCTGATGATGGTCGTCGATGCGCTCTGGGGAGCCCACGAGCAAGCGATGACCACCCCTGCGCGCGCCACGTCCGCCGCGCCCGACGGAGCCGCCGCGGCGCCGCCGGCAGGGGAGACCGCGGACCAGATCGCGGCGCTCGTCTCGCCGTTCGTCGCCGCGATGCGCCGCTGGCCGGAGCCCACGACGTGGGTCGCCCGCGAGATCCTCTTCGGTGCGGATATGCCGCACCGCCAGCGGGTCCTCGGTCGCGTCGAGGGGCTCGAGGAGCAGATCGCCGCGCGCCTGCGCGACGACCGGGTCGGCGCCCCCGGCGCGGCGGCGGCAACCGGCGCCCGGCTCATCGTCACCGGGGTGCTCGCCGAGCTCAACCGCTCCCGGCAGGGGCGCATCGACGGCGAGGACGTCGATGTGGTGCTCCGCCGGCTCATCGACCTCGTGGCGGCGGGGGCGGGCGCCTCCCGGTGA
- a CDS encoding LLM class flavin-dependent oxidoreductase: MKAFGFLSFGHYGYGRGPGDPSARESLLDAIEIARQADELGVNGAYFRVHHFARQSASPMPLLAAIAATTQRIEVGTGVIDMRYENPLYLAEEAAQLDLIAGNRIALGISRGSPEPARRGWEAFGYTGSEDPRGADIARTKFETFLDAVSGGWMADADPSQFGPGGRLRVEPQSPGLAERIWWGAGSRDTAEWTGRLGLNLMSSTLLTEATGASFADLQREQIERYRTAFREAGHERVPRVSVSRSVFPIVDSGDLMWGQLRGGGSDQVGTIDGFTSTFGKSYVGEPDRLITELQADAAVQAADTLMLTIPSQLGPEANVKILRDFAEHVAPALGWEPNQQGPVSGYADPPR, encoded by the coding sequence ATGAAGGCCTTCGGATTCCTCAGCTTCGGCCACTACGGCTACGGGCGGGGCCCTGGCGACCCGAGTGCCCGCGAGTCACTGCTGGACGCCATCGAGATCGCCCGCCAGGCCGACGAGCTCGGCGTCAACGGCGCGTACTTCCGGGTGCACCACTTCGCTCGCCAGTCCGCGAGCCCGATGCCGCTGCTCGCCGCCATCGCCGCGACGACGCAGCGCATCGAGGTCGGCACCGGCGTGATCGACATGCGCTACGAGAACCCCCTCTACCTCGCCGAGGAGGCCGCCCAGCTCGACCTCATCGCCGGCAACCGGATCGCCCTCGGCATCTCCCGCGGCAGCCCCGAGCCGGCACGCCGCGGCTGGGAGGCGTTCGGCTACACGGGGTCCGAGGACCCGCGCGGGGCGGACATCGCCCGCACCAAGTTCGAGACCTTCCTCGACGCCGTCTCCGGCGGGTGGATGGCCGACGCCGACCCCTCCCAGTTCGGTCCCGGGGGCCGGCTGCGGGTCGAGCCCCAGTCGCCCGGCCTCGCCGAGCGCATCTGGTGGGGTGCCGGCAGCCGCGACACCGCCGAGTGGACGGGCCGGCTCGGGCTCAACCTCATGAGCTCGACGCTGCTCACCGAGGCCACCGGCGCGTCCTTCGCGGACCTGCAGCGCGAGCAGATCGAGCGCTACCGCACGGCCTTCCGCGAGGCCGGCCACGAGCGGGTGCCGCGGGTGTCGGTGAGCCGTAGCGTCTTCCCGATCGTGGACAGCGGCGACCTGATGTGGGGCCAGCTGCGCGGCGGCGGCAGCGACCAGGTCGGCACGATCGACGGCTTCACCTCGACCTTCGGCAAGTCGTATGTCGGAGAGCCCGACCGCCTCATCACCGAGCTGCAGGCCGACGCCGCCGTCCAGGCCGCGGACACGCTGATGCTGACCATCCCGTCGCAGCTCGGCCCGGAGGCCAACGTGAAGATCCTGCGCGACTTCGCCGAGCACGTGGCGCCCGCCCTCGGGTGGGAGCCCAACCAGCAGGGCCCCGTCAGCGGGTACGCCGACCCGCCTCGGTGA